From a region of the Chitinophaga caseinilytica genome:
- a CDS encoding DUF2335 domain-containing protein, whose translation MNKPFANMKFSAHYPGAHSASSLTHSMVRGFISMMEGFLSFGHRRKFVPRSPDDDKMHLREDWKTVGGYIREAMQQVMSVTPGSTPGNTVWESRSEDRVALPSQFEASVTSAITDILKEEEPAEKKSAAFTNLLISISRHHHGPLPDGETVAAYSRFIPDGGNRVMIMAENAQAHRQEMDRTAMQKDCHQSLRGQWMAAVVTVLFLGAAVFIILQGHETAGIAMLGVLATVISIFIYGEWKKKLTGRQ comes from the coding sequence ATGAACAAACCATTCGCCAACATGAAATTTTCAGCACATTATCCGGGAGCGCATTCGGCTTCGTCATTAACGCATAGTATGGTCCGCGGTTTTATATCCATGATGGAAGGCTTCCTGAGTTTTGGCCATCGCCGGAAGTTCGTTCCCAGATCACCGGACGACGATAAAATGCATCTGCGGGAGGATTGGAAAACCGTCGGCGGCTACATTCGCGAAGCCATGCAGCAGGTAATGTCCGTAACGCCGGGAAGTACGCCAGGCAACACGGTTTGGGAGTCGAGAAGTGAAGATAGGGTAGCATTGCCTTCTCAATTTGAAGCTTCCGTAACTTCAGCCATCACCGACATTTTGAAAGAGGAAGAGCCTGCTGAAAAGAAGTCCGCGGCCTTCACGAATCTTTTGATTTCCATTTCCCGCCATCATCACGGCCCGCTTCCGGATGGGGAAACGGTAGCCGCATATTCCCGGTTCATTCCGGATGGGGGCAACCGTGTGATGATCATGGCGGAGAACGCACAGGCGCACCGGCAGGAGATGGACCGCACTGCCATGCAGAAAGATTGTCATCAGAGTTTGAGAGGGCAATGGATGGCTGCAGTCGTAACGGTGCTGTTTTTAGGAGCAGCGGTATTTATAATTTTACAGGGTCATGAAACGGCGGGCATCGCTATGTTGGGTGTATTGGCAACGGTTATTTCGATTTTCATTTATGGCGAATGGAAGAAGAAACTGACGGGCCGGCAATAA
- a CDS encoding sulfate adenylyltransferase subunit 1: MDVLRITTSGSVDDGKSTLIGRLLYDTKSITQDKMEALQAASKRKGLDFTDLSLLTDGLIAEREQGITIDVAHIYFSTPNRKYIIADTPGHFEYTRNMVTGASTAQVSLILIDARKGIVEQTYRHFFIACMLRIPHLVVCINKMDLVEYDEARYNQIVEDFQQLLPGSFYDGKEVKCIPISSLYGENVVTRTEKISWYKGLPLLEFLEEIQFDRNDRNHPARFPIQYVIRPKTEQFHDFRGFAGKIASGSFSVGDTIVSLPNEQKSKIKSIEKFGEQLQDAHAGESVVITLEDEIDISRGNLLVKEGQPQPEGLREVKAQICWMDQNKLTPGKTYLLQHGPTRIKSKVQQIVNVTEVTTNRIEEKTEMGLNDIGRIVLKTAQPVFADKYEINPANGTFILVDEFSNATVAVGFIE; this comes from the coding sequence ATGGACGTTTTACGTATCACCACATCCGGCAGTGTAGACGACGGCAAAAGCACCCTCATCGGGCGGCTCCTCTACGATACCAAATCCATCACGCAAGACAAAATGGAAGCCCTCCAGGCCGCCAGCAAAAGAAAGGGGCTCGATTTCACCGACCTTTCGCTGCTCACGGACGGGCTCATCGCCGAGCGCGAGCAGGGCATCACCATTGATGTGGCGCACATCTATTTCAGCACACCCAACCGCAAATACATCATCGCCGACACCCCGGGGCACTTCGAGTACACCCGCAACATGGTGACCGGCGCATCCACCGCGCAGGTTTCGCTCATCCTCATCGACGCCCGCAAAGGCATCGTGGAGCAAACCTACCGCCACTTCTTCATCGCCTGCATGCTGCGCATCCCGCACCTCGTGGTCTGCATCAACAAGATGGACCTCGTGGAATACGACGAAGCGCGCTACAACCAGATCGTGGAAGATTTCCAGCAACTGCTGCCGGGCTCCTTCTACGACGGAAAGGAAGTGAAATGCATCCCCATTTCCTCGCTGTACGGCGAAAACGTGGTGACGCGCACCGAAAAGATCAGCTGGTACAAAGGGCTCCCCTTGCTGGAGTTCCTGGAAGAAATCCAGTTCGACCGCAACGACCGTAACCATCCCGCCCGCTTCCCCATCCAGTACGTGATCCGCCCCAAAACGGAGCAGTTCCACGACTTCCGGGGTTTTGCCGGCAAGATCGCCAGCGGCAGCTTTTCGGTGGGAGACACCATCGTGTCGCTCCCCAACGAGCAAAAAAGCAAAATCAAATCCATCGAGAAATTCGGGGAGCAACTGCAGGATGCGCATGCCGGCGAAAGCGTGGTCATTACGCTGGAAGACGAGATCGACATCAGCCGGGGCAACCTGCTGGTGAAGGAAGGGCAACCGCAGCCCGAAGGCCTCCGCGAAGTGAAAGCGCAGATTTGCTGGATGGACCAGAACAAACTCACGCCCGGCAAGACTTACCTCCTGCAACACGGTCCTACCCGCATCAAATCCAAAGTGCAGCAGATCGTGAACGTAACGGAGGTGACGACCAACCGCATCGAGGAGAAAACGGAAATGGGGCTGAACGATATCGGCCGCATCGTGCTGAAAACCGCCCAGCCCGTGTTCGCCGACAAATACGAAATCAATCCCGCCAACGGCACGTTCATACTCGTCGACGAGTTCTCGAACGCCACGGTGGCCGTGGGTTTCATCGAATAG
- the cysD gene encoding sulfate adenylyltransferase subunit CysD — MSSIQWQFPRALEDEAIYILRETAAQFERPAILFSGGKDSITLVRLAQKAFYPGKIPFPLLHVDTGHNFPETIEFRDWLVETLGLELIVRNVQDSINQGKVKEETGKYASRNALQTVTLLDAIEELKFDACIGGARRDEEKARAKERIFSVRDEFGQWNAKMQRPELFDMLNGKINIGENVRVFPISNWTELDVWNYIREEELAIPSIYFSHEREIIERDGMYWPFSPYLNTTEEEVPFRSKVRFRTVGDMTCTAAVLSEADKLEDIIEEILAAKISERGARIDDKRSEAAMEKRKQAGYF; from the coding sequence ATGAGTAGCATACAATGGCAATTTCCAAGGGCCCTCGAGGACGAAGCGATTTACATCCTCCGGGAAACCGCCGCGCAATTCGAACGCCCGGCGATCCTCTTCTCCGGCGGTAAAGACTCCATCACACTCGTGCGCCTCGCACAGAAAGCCTTCTATCCCGGAAAGATCCCCTTCCCCCTCCTCCACGTAGACACCGGTCATAACTTCCCCGAAACCATCGAGTTCCGCGACTGGCTCGTGGAAACGCTCGGGCTCGAACTGATCGTCCGCAATGTGCAGGATTCCATCAACCAGGGTAAAGTGAAGGAAGAAACCGGCAAATACGCATCCCGCAACGCCCTTCAAACCGTAACCCTCCTCGATGCTATCGAAGAACTGAAGTTCGACGCATGTATCGGCGGCGCCCGCAGAGACGAAGAAAAAGCCCGCGCAAAAGAGCGCATCTTCTCCGTCCGCGACGAATTCGGCCAGTGGAACGCCAAAATGCAACGCCCCGAACTGTTCGACATGCTCAACGGCAAAATCAACATCGGCGAAAACGTGCGCGTGTTCCCCATTTCCAACTGGACGGAGCTCGACGTATGGAATTATATCCGCGAAGAAGAACTCGCCATCCCCTCGATCTACTTCTCCCACGAACGCGAGATCATCGAGCGCGACGGTATGTACTGGCCCTTCTCGCCCTATCTCAACACCACCGAAGAAGAAGTTCCTTTCCGCTCGAAAGTGCGCTTCCGCACGGTGGGCGATATGACCTGCACCGCCGCTGTATTGTCTGAAGCCGATAAGCTGGAAGACATCATCGAGGAAATCCTCGCAGCGAAAATTTCCGAGCGTGGCGCCCGGATCGACGATAAACGGTCGGAAGCCGCCATGGAAAAACGCAAACAGGCAGGCTATTTCTAA
- a CDS encoding phosphoadenylyl-sulfate reductase, translated as MKDLTGIIAQQTDIATGIRILTEEFPGAVVFSTSFGQEDQVLADIIWRNALPVRVFTLDTGRLFQETYDLMDVTRARYKQPFDIYFPQTAAVENLLKEKGTNSFYDSVENRKECCHIRKVEPLGRALQGAKVWITGLRAEQSENRTDMPVLEWDDHRGLYKYNPLIHWSYEQMIAYLKDNNVPYNKLHDKGFISIGCAPCTRAIEPGEHPRAGRWWWELSKKECGLHS; from the coding sequence ATGAAAGATTTAACGGGCATCATTGCCCAGCAAACGGACATCGCCACGGGAATACGCATATTGACGGAGGAATTTCCGGGAGCAGTGGTTTTTTCCACCTCCTTTGGGCAGGAAGACCAGGTGCTGGCAGACATCATCTGGCGCAACGCCCTGCCGGTGCGCGTTTTCACGTTAGACACCGGCCGGCTTTTCCAGGAAACGTACGACCTGATGGACGTCACCAGGGCGCGTTACAAGCAGCCGTTCGATATTTATTTTCCCCAAACCGCGGCAGTGGAAAACCTGCTGAAGGAAAAGGGCACCAACAGTTTTTACGATTCCGTCGAGAACCGTAAGGAGTGTTGCCATATCCGGAAAGTGGAGCCCCTGGGCAGGGCGCTCCAGGGCGCCAAAGTCTGGATCACCGGGCTGCGGGCCGAACAGAGCGAGAACAGGACGGATATGCCCGTGCTGGAGTGGGACGATCATCGCGGACTGTACAAGTACAATCCCCTCATCCACTGGAGCTACGAGCAGATGATCGCCTATCTGAAAGACAATAACGTGCCGTACAACAAACTGCACGACAAAGGATTCATCTCCATCGGCTGCGCGCCCTGCACCCGCGCCATCGAGCCCGGAGAACATCCCCGCGCCGGCCGCTGGTGGTGGGAGCTGTCTAAAAAAGAATGCGGATTACACAGTTAA
- a CDS encoding RrF2 family transcriptional regulator: protein MLSKKTQYAFHALIYLAENVDKGPILISEIASEKSISIKFLENILLELKNAGILGSKKGKGGGYYLMRTPKEIPLARIIRLLDGPIALLPCVSLNYYERCENCKDEAICGLHEVMSKVRDATLKLLENKSLKDILTRE from the coding sequence ATGCTGTCTAAAAAAACACAATATGCGTTCCATGCCTTGATTTACCTGGCAGAGAATGTGGATAAGGGTCCTATACTGATTTCTGAAATCGCTTCGGAAAAAAGCATCTCCATCAAGTTTTTGGAGAACATCCTGCTGGAGCTGAAGAATGCCGGTATCTTAGGCAGCAAGAAGGGAAAAGGCGGTGGCTATTATTTGATGCGCACGCCCAAGGAAATTCCGCTGGCGCGCATTATCCGCCTGCTGGACGGGCCTATCGCCCTGCTTCCCTGCGTGAGCCTCAATTATTACGAGCGCTGCGAAAATTGCAAGGACGAAGCGATCTGCGGGCTGCATGAAGTGATGAGTAAAGTGCGCGACGCTACGCTTAAATTGCTGGAAAACAAATCTTTGAAAGATATTCTCACAAGGGAATAA
- the dapB gene encoding 4-hydroxy-tetrahydrodipicolinate reductase: MKIALIGYGKMGKAIEAIATSRGHEVIHRIDINSSHLLEKENLSQADVAIEFTTPETAYHNILKCFEAGVPVVCGTTGWLEKLPEVKAICLEKHQAFLYASNFSIGVNIFFALNQRLAELMAGQTSYSVRMEEIHHTQKKDAPSGTAITLAEQIIDKLPGKKGWVNDATQDASQLYIHSKRIDPAAGTHIIDYHSTIDDITITHTAHSREGFAAGAVTAAEWLKGKKGIFNMSDVLNL; the protein is encoded by the coding sequence ATGAAAATCGCACTCATCGGGTACGGCAAAATGGGCAAAGCCATTGAAGCCATCGCCACCAGCCGCGGGCACGAAGTAATTCACCGCATAGACATCAACAGCAGCCACCTCCTGGAGAAGGAAAACCTCTCCCAGGCAGACGTTGCCATTGAGTTCACCACCCCTGAAACCGCTTACCACAACATCCTGAAATGCTTCGAAGCAGGCGTTCCCGTGGTGTGCGGCACCACCGGCTGGCTCGAAAAGCTGCCCGAAGTGAAAGCCATCTGCCTCGAAAAGCACCAGGCTTTCCTGTACGCCAGCAATTTCAGCATCGGCGTGAACATCTTTTTTGCGCTGAACCAGCGGCTGGCCGAGCTCATGGCGGGTCAGACCTCCTATTCCGTACGCATGGAGGAAATCCACCATACCCAGAAGAAAGACGCGCCTTCCGGCACGGCTATCACCCTGGCGGAGCAGATCATCGACAAGCTGCCCGGCAAGAAAGGCTGGGTGAACGATGCCACGCAAGACGCCTCGCAGCTGTACATCCATTCCAAACGGATCGACCCCGCCGCCGGAACACATATCATTGATTATCATTCCACTATCGACGATATTACCATTACCCACACGGCCCATTCCCGGGAAGGCTTTGCCGCCGGGGCGGTAACCGCGGCAGAATGGCTGAAGGGCAAGAAAGGGATCTTCAATATGAGCGACGTCCTCAACCTCTGA
- a CDS encoding DUF5683 domain-containing protein: MKNSARFLLCCLLLLPFSGLLAQTDTANGNRVIMDSLKRRPTTTEVGADTVYASPADSIVANYKPLHSPRKAAFYSAVLPGLGQIYNRQYWKVPIVYAAIGVSTGVFLFNMDKYREFRGAFRARVANRDNPDWVDPYKRYVDADLTYLRDAYRQYVDYSVLVFVAAYALNIVDATVFAHLRQFDISNDLSIRISPKMFDKRTIGVGLTITLNPKQQRSGGFSFK, translated from the coding sequence GTGAAAAACAGCGCCCGTTTCCTGCTTTGCTGCCTGCTGCTCCTCCCCTTTTCGGGGCTCCTGGCGCAGACGGACACCGCCAACGGCAACCGTGTGATAATGGACTCGCTCAAACGCAGGCCCACCACCACAGAAGTTGGCGCAGACACCGTATATGCCAGTCCGGCAGACAGCATCGTGGCCAATTACAAGCCACTTCACAGCCCCAGGAAAGCAGCGTTTTACTCCGCCGTGCTCCCGGGCCTGGGGCAGATCTATAACCGCCAATACTGGAAAGTGCCCATCGTTTACGCCGCTATCGGCGTCAGCACCGGGGTTTTCCTTTTCAATATGGATAAATACCGCGAGTTCCGCGGCGCTTTCCGCGCCCGCGTCGCCAATCGCGACAATCCCGACTGGGTAGACCCGTATAAAAGATACGTAGACGCAGATCTGACGTACCTGCGCGACGCCTACCGCCAGTATGTGGACTATTCCGTACTCGTGTTCGTGGCCGCCTACGCGCTCAATATCGTGGATGCCACGGTGTTCGCGCATTTAAGGCAGTTCGACATCTCCAACGACCTGAGCATCCGCATATCGCCCAAAATGTTCGACAAACGGACCATCGGCGTGGGGCTCACCATCACCCTCAACCCGAAGCAGCAACGCTCCGGAGGGTTTTCTTTCAAATAA
- a CDS encoding ParB/RepB/Spo0J family partition protein, whose protein sequence is MTNPSKKEALGKGIRSLLQNIDTDLKQTTGALAEQVVAQATGIERIALDLIEINPKQPRRDFDEQALQELSQSIKLHDIIQPVTVSRIGKKYQLIAGERRFRASKMAGLKDIPAYVRQANDQELLELALLENLQRENLNAIEIALSYKRLMEEIDLTQEQVAERMGKERSTVTNYIRLLKLPPDIQVAVRNNKLSMGHARTIISIEDVDKQLFVFGEIMKNGLSVRQTEELVRKVNANDKANAKKPAKNLLPPAYQKIQDNLSTHFSTKVNLARGKNGKGNIQIEFYSDEELDAILEKLSL, encoded by the coding sequence ATGACCAATCCGAGTAAGAAAGAGGCGTTGGGCAAAGGCATCCGCTCGCTGTTACAGAATATCGACACAGACCTGAAGCAAACCACCGGTGCGCTTGCCGAACAAGTGGTAGCCCAGGCAACCGGCATCGAGCGGATCGCGCTGGATTTGATCGAGATCAACCCCAAGCAGCCCCGCCGCGATTTCGATGAGCAGGCGCTGCAGGAGCTGAGCCAATCCATCAAGCTGCACGACATCATTCAGCCCGTAACCGTTTCCCGCATCGGCAAGAAATACCAGCTGATCGCCGGGGAACGCCGTTTCCGCGCCAGTAAAATGGCCGGACTGAAGGATATTCCCGCGTATGTAAGGCAGGCCAACGACCAGGAGCTCCTGGAACTGGCGCTGTTGGAAAACCTGCAACGCGAGAACCTCAACGCCATCGAGATCGCCCTCAGCTACAAACGCCTCATGGAAGAGATCGACCTCACCCAGGAGCAGGTAGCCGAAAGAATGGGCAAGGAAAGGAGCACCGTTACCAACTACATCCGGCTGCTGAAACTGCCACCAGACATCCAGGTGGCCGTTCGCAACAATAAACTCAGCATGGGCCACGCCCGCACGATCATCAGCATCGAAGACGTGGACAAGCAATTGTTCGTTTTCGGCGAGATCATGAAAAATGGCTTGTCGGTCCGCCAAACGGAAGAACTCGTCCGTAAGGTGAACGCCAACGACAAGGCCAATGCGAAAAAACCGGCCAAAAACCTCCTGCCGCCGGCTTACCAGAAAATCCAGGACAACCTGTCGACCCACTTCTCCACCAAGGTCAACCTGGCCCGTGGCAAGAACGGGAAAGGCAACATCCAGATCGAATTCTATTCAGACGAAGAGCTGGACGCCATCCTGGAAAAATTATCATTGTAA